A single window of Watersipora subatra chromosome 11, tzWatSuba1.1, whole genome shotgun sequence DNA harbors:
- the LOC137407783 gene encoding general transcription factor II-I repeat domain-containing protein 2A-like → MVGDLYSEFLRRFEDFKIIEDEIHLISFPFACDVDNVPTDILLELIDLQSDTALGEDFKPASLLEFYSSLSKENFPNTKKHARKVLVLFGSTYTYEQASSVMKFTKSKHRSSLLMTICQMYLTSPLQTFNLTLMLLLTLKKG, encoded by the coding sequence ATGGTAGGAGACCTGTACAGTGAGTTTTTAAGACGGTTTGAGGATTTTAAAATCATTGAAGATGAAATACACCTGATTTCCTTTCCCTTTGCATGCGATGTGGATAATGTGCCCACTGATATTCTGCTGGAACTCATAGACTTGCAGTCAGATACAGCATTGGGAGAGGACTTCAAGCCAGCATCACTGCTGGAGTTCTATTCATCTCTCAGTAAGGAAAATTTTCCAAACACGAAGAAACATGCTCGGAAGGTGTTGGTTCTTTTTGGATCCACCTATACATACGAGCAAGCGTCCTCAGTAATGAAGTTTACCAAATCCAAGCACAGGTCCTCCCTACTGATGACCATCTGTCAGATGTACTTGACATCTCCACTTCAAACATTCAACTTGACCTTGATGCTCTTGTTAACGCTCAAAAAAGGCTAG